In a single window of the Gossypium hirsutum isolate 1008001.06 chromosome A13, Gossypium_hirsutum_v2.1, whole genome shotgun sequence genome:
- the LOC107895234 gene encoding ubiquitin-conjugating enzyme E2 36 has product MANSNLPRRIIKETQRLLSEPAPGISASPSEDNMRYFNVMILGPTQSPYEGGVFKLELFLPEEYPMAAPKVRFLTKIYHPNIDKLGRICLDILKDKWSPALQIRTVLLSIQALLSAPNPDDPLSENIAKHWKTNEAEAVETAKEWTRLYASGA; this is encoded by the exons ATGGCCAACAGTAATCTCCCTCGAAGAATCATCAAG GAAACTCAGCGTCTCCTCAGTGAACCTG CACCTGGAATTAGTGCTTCACCATCAGAGGATAACATGCGATATTTCAATGTGATGATCCTTGGTCCAACACAGTCACCATATGAAG GTGGGGTTTTCAAGTTGGAACTATTTTTGCCTGAAGAATATCCCATGGCTGCTCCCAAG GTTCGATTTCTTACAAAGATATATCATCCTAACATTGACAAG CTTGGAAGAATATGCCTTGATATTCTCAAAGACAAATGGAGTCCAGCTCTCCAGATACGAACTGTACTTTTAAG TATTCAAGCACTTTTGAGTGCTCCAAATCCCGATGATCCACTCTCTGAAAACATTGCTAAGCACTGGAAAACAAATGAGGCTGAAGCCGTCGAGACAG CAAAGGAATGGACCCGTTTGTATGCAAGCGGTGCATGA